The Deinococcus seoulensis genome window below encodes:
- a CDS encoding site-2 protease family protein, which yields MNIGLLPLLSDPSVFITVLVVLALSLAAHEMGHAFVADRLGDPTPRQFGRVTLNPIPHLSPIGILLLVLVGFGFASTPINPARLSRWGRVAVAAAGPLVNLLVAIGFILLFRFLPHNEAVTQAFKYIISINVLLAVINLLPIPLLDGSRILGGLVPSLGRSLDDFERQPYSFIVVFGVLYLLGSQINLLRINLTNVLLQIFG from the coding sequence ATGAATATCGGTCTCCTTCCTCTACTCAGCGACCCCAGCGTTTTCATTACAGTCCTAGTGGTGCTGGCGCTATCCTTGGCTGCACACGAAATGGGTCACGCCTTCGTTGCAGATCGGCTGGGCGACCCAACACCACGACAGTTTGGACGGGTCACTCTGAACCCTATTCCACATCTAAGTCCCATCGGGATACTGCTCCTAGTTTTGGTTGGATTCGGATTTGCCAGCACACCCATTAACCCTGCCCGACTCAGTCGTTGGGGTAGGGTGGCAGTTGCGGCAGCAGGGCCATTAGTCAACCTGTTGGTTGCTATCGGATTCATCCTGCTTTTCCGCTTTCTGCCACATAACGAGGCCGTGACACAGGCTTTCAAATACATCATCAGCATTAACGTCTTGCTGGCGGTCATCAATTTACTCCCAATCCCGCTGCTCGATGGCAGTCGAATTCTGGGTGGTCTGGTACCGTCGCTGGGCCGCTCTCTGGACGACTTTGAGCGCCAGCCCTACAGTTTTATAGTCGTGTTTGGAGTGTTATATCTGCTCGGCAGCCAAATTAACCTGCTGCGAATCAATCTGACCAACGTTCTGCTTCAGATATTCGGCTAA
- the trhA gene encoding PAQR family membrane homeostasis protein TrhA yields the protein MQRFLTAPREPVNALTHWAGVLAALIILGPLLWWAHARELALWPFTVFVVSMTLLYAASASYHSFFPGERGMLWLRKLDHAGIFLLIAGSYTPVAYFGLTAPWQGVVLWVIWGIALSGITLKLVTMSLPRWISTALYLGMGWLALAFLPQLARNLPSAAIFWLAAGGVLYSIGAVIYGTKRWNPRPGVFGFHEIWHLFVLAGTAAHVVMMFNLR from the coding sequence ATGCAGCGCTTCCTGACCGCCCCCCGCGAACCCGTGAACGCCCTGACCCACTGGGCGGGCGTCCTGGCGGCGCTGATCATTCTGGGACCGCTGCTGTGGTGGGCGCATGCCCGCGAACTGGCCCTGTGGCCGTTCACTGTGTTCGTGGTCAGCATGACCCTGCTGTACGCCGCCAGCGCCAGTTACCACTCGTTCTTTCCCGGCGAGCGCGGCATGCTGTGGCTGCGCAAACTCGACCACGCCGGGATCTTCCTGCTGATTGCCGGCAGTTACACCCCGGTCGCGTACTTCGGCCTGACCGCCCCCTGGCAGGGCGTGGTCCTGTGGGTCATCTGGGGCATCGCCCTGAGCGGCATCACCCTGAAACTCGTCACCATGAGCCTGCCCCGCTGGATCAGCACCGCGCTGTACCTCGGGATGGGCTGGCTGGCCCTGGCGTTCCTGCCGCAACTGGCCCGTAACCTGCCATCCGCCGCCATCTTCTGGCTCGCGGCGGGCGGCGTGCTGTACTCCATCGGGGCCGTCATCTACGGCACGAAACGCTGGAACCCCCGACCCGGCGTGTTCGGCTTCCACGAGATCTGGCACCTGTTCGTGCTGGCCGGCACTGCCGCGCACGTCGTGATGATGTTCAACCTGCGCTGA
- a CDS encoding CCA tRNA nucleotidyltransferase produces MKPRSADGAAQARAVWAALRPEDRAWLLGLAAQAGPGGAALVGGAVRDALLGVTPLDLDVVLPDADVAALAGGTGLPFVFHPAFGNATVTLPDGRAADLVRARREVYPVPGGNPLPQPGSLSDDLRRRDFSLNALALRVLPDGRAELLDVTGGLDDLRARVLRPLHADSLHEDASRLVRGARLAARLDLSAAPELLSQVPAALDMAGHTPRLWAELRLLLHEPRPGRAAGVLRGWGAASLLPDTALLDALDARRDAGATLPMNAYAAALLHTAPDPEALAARLDLGTRPAALLARALSDTFYPDGTPERELRALLRPDAHEPLTGKDVLALGVPPGRGVGEALAHLAALRRAGTVRNPNEERAALKAFLARNV; encoded by the coding sequence ATGAAACCTCGTTCCGCTGACGGCGCAGCGCAGGCGCGGGCCGTGTGGGCGGCGCTGCGTCCGGAGGACCGGGCGTGGCTGCTGGGGCTGGCGGCGCAGGCGGGTCCGGGCGGCGCGGCGCTGGTGGGCGGCGCGGTGCGGGACGCGCTGCTGGGCGTGACGCCGCTGGACCTGGACGTGGTGCTGCCGGACGCGGACGTGGCGGCCCTGGCGGGCGGGACGGGGTTACCGTTCGTGTTCCACCCGGCGTTCGGGAACGCGACCGTGACCCTCCCGGATGGCCGCGCGGCGGATCTGGTGCGGGCGCGGCGGGAGGTGTACCCGGTGCCGGGCGGGAACCCGCTGCCGCAGCCGGGCTCACTGAGCGACGATCTGCGGAGGCGGGATTTCAGCCTGAACGCGCTGGCCCTGCGGGTCCTGCCGGATGGGCGCGCAGAGTTGCTGGACGTGACGGGCGGCCTGGACGACCTGCGCGCGCGGGTGCTGCGGCCCCTGCATGCCGACTCGCTGCATGAGGATGCCAGCCGACTGGTGCGCGGGGCGAGGCTGGCCGCTCGGCTGGACCTGAGCGCCGCGCCGGAACTGCTCTCTCAGGTGCCCGCCGCGCTGGATATGGCCGGGCACACGCCCCGGCTGTGGGCGGAACTGCGGCTGCTGCTGCATGAGCCCCGGCCGGGCCGCGCGGCGGGCGTGCTGCGCGGGTGGGGGGCCGCCTCGCTGCTGCCGGACACGGCGCTGCTGGACGCCCTGGACGCCCGGCGGGACGCGGGGGCGACCCTGCCCATGAACGCCTACGCGGCGGCCCTGCTGCACACCGCACCGGACCCGGAGGCGCTGGCGGCGCGACTGGACCTGGGCACCCGGCCCGCCGCGCTGCTGGCCCGCGCCCTGTCGGACACCTTCTACCCGGACGGCACGCCGGAACGCGAACTGCGCGCCCTGCTGCGCCCGGACGCGCACGAACCCCTGACCGGGAAGGACGTGCTGGCGCTGGGCGTCCCGCCGGGCCGGGGCGTGGGCGAGGCGCTGGCGCACCTGGCGGCGCTACGCCGGGCCGGAACGGTCCGCAACCCCAACGAGGAGCGTGCGGCACTGAAGGCATTCCTGGCTCGCAATGTCTGA
- a CDS encoding S1C family serine protease: protein MKGRGVGIVLVLVGLGLGATLLRDQVPVGGAQAPAAGAAADPVAAEAGARLQNEQNTIDVVGRFEPGLVFISTENEVMGQDPFGMFGGGTEVQQGVGSGFFVNEAGDILTNYHVVAGEAGAGAAQKISVRVMGQEQSVEARVIGLAPQYDLALIRPVGLDAKLIRPIPLGDSDALKVGQKAIAMGAPFGLDFSVTEGIVSSTARQIPIGFSGSGAGEGITQKAIQTDAAINPGNSGGPLLDSGGRVIGINTQIYSPSGQTTGVGQSAGVGFAIPVNTAKNLLPRLQAADGQEVRAPTLGVSAGLLVRGQQQALAVGLSVLSSAGKRELGLPERGLVIGSVTPGTPAARAGLQGGTRTEAFRGGAIRLGGDVITAVDGDPVDALEDLQAGLIDRKEGDTVTLTVVRAGESREVKVTLDETSFR, encoded by the coding sequence ATGAAGGGTCGTGGTGTCGGGATCGTGTTGGTGCTGGTGGGTCTGGGTCTGGGGGCGACGCTGCTGCGTGATCAGGTGCCGGTGGGTGGGGCGCAGGCTCCGGCGGCGGGTGCGGCGGCCGATCCGGTGGCGGCGGAGGCGGGCGCGCGGCTTCAGAACGAGCAGAACACCATTGACGTGGTGGGGCGTTTCGAGCCGGGGCTGGTGTTCATCAGTACCGAGAACGAGGTGATGGGTCAGGATCCGTTCGGGATGTTCGGGGGGGGCACGGAGGTTCAGCAGGGTGTCGGGAGTGGGTTCTTCGTGAACGAGGCGGGGGACATCCTGACGAACTATCACGTGGTGGCTGGCGAGGCCGGGGCGGGAGCAGCGCAGAAGATCAGCGTGCGGGTCATGGGGCAGGAACAGAGCGTGGAGGCGCGCGTGATCGGGCTGGCCCCTCAGTACGATCTGGCGCTGATCCGCCCGGTGGGCCTGGATGCCAAGCTGATCCGGCCGATTCCGCTGGGGGACAGTGACGCGCTGAAGGTGGGGCAGAAGGCGATTGCGATGGGCGCGCCGTTCGGGCTGGATTTCAGCGTGACCGAGGGCATCGTGAGCAGCACGGCGCGGCAGATTCCGATCGGGTTCTCGGGCAGCGGGGCGGGCGAGGGCATCACGCAGAAGGCCATTCAGACGGACGCGGCGATCAACCCCGGGAACAGCGGGGGACCGCTGCTGGACAGCGGTGGGCGCGTGATCGGCATCAACACGCAGATCTACTCGCCCAGCGGGCAGACGACCGGCGTGGGGCAGAGTGCCGGGGTGGGCTTCGCGATTCCCGTGAACACCGCGAAGAACCTGTTGCCGCGCCTTCAGGCGGCGGACGGGCAGGAGGTGCGCGCGCCGACGCTGGGCGTGTCGGCGGGGTTGCTGGTGCGCGGGCAGCAGCAGGCGCTGGCGGTGGGCCTGAGTGTGCTGTCGTCGGCCGGGAAGCGGGAACTGGGCCTGCCGGAGCGGGGGCTGGTGATCGGGTCGGTCACGCCGGGCACCCCGGCCGCGCGGGCGGGCTTGCAGGGTGGCACGCGTACCGAGGCGTTCCGGGGCGGCGCGATCCGCCTGGGCGGGGACGTGATCACGGCCGTGGACGGCGACCCGGTGGACGCGCTGGAGGACCTGCAGGCGGGCCTGATCGACCGGAAGGAAGGCGATACCGTGACGCTGACGGTCGTGCGGGCCGGGGAGTCGCGTGAGGTGAAGGTCACGCTGGATGAAACCTCGTTCCGCTGA
- the guaB gene encoding IMP dehydrogenase has protein sequence MSAPATPVPAAQGSDRFAYKFGQEGITFDDVLLQPRHSQVLPHEVNIEAQLTRRVRLNIPFLSAAMDTVTETNMAVAMAREGGIGVVHKNMPIDAQAEMIRKVKRSESGMIVDPITLPPHAPVADAERLMGEYRISGVPITDPNGKLLGIITNRDMRFIDDMHTPIGDVMTRENLITVPVGTTLEEAQEIFKQHRIEKLLVTDADHTLRGLITIKDLTKRVKYPRAAKDSLGRLRVAAAIGVGADLMDRAGALVQAGVDVLVLDSAHGHSQGILNALSRVKEAFDVDVIAGNVATRAGTRDLILAGADAVKVGIGPGSICTTRVVTGVGVPQITAIFEASAAAMEAGIPIIADGGIKQTGDVPKAIAAGANVVMMGSMLAGTDESPGESILRDGRRYKSYRGMGSMGAMDQGSADRYFQSGSRKFVPEGIEGIVAYKGTAGEVIYQFVGGLKSSMGYCGAPDLQTLRDEAQFVRITGASLVESHPHGVTITKEAPNYGGR, from the coding sequence ATGAGTGCGCCCGCCACGCCCGTTCCCGCTGCCCAGGGCAGTGACCGTTTCGCCTACAAGTTCGGCCAGGAGGGCATCACCTTCGACGACGTGCTGCTACAACCCCGGCACTCGCAGGTGCTGCCGCACGAGGTGAACATCGAGGCGCAACTGACGCGCCGCGTCCGCCTGAACATCCCGTTCCTGTCGGCGGCCATGGACACCGTCACCGAGACGAACATGGCGGTCGCCATGGCCCGCGAGGGCGGTATCGGCGTGGTGCACAAGAACATGCCCATCGACGCGCAGGCCGAGATGATCCGCAAGGTCAAACGCTCCGAGAGCGGCATGATCGTGGACCCCATCACGCTGCCCCCGCACGCGCCCGTGGCGGACGCCGAGCGCCTGATGGGCGAGTACCGCATCAGCGGCGTGCCCATCACCGACCCGAACGGGAAACTGCTGGGCATCATCACCAACCGTGACATGCGCTTCATCGACGACATGCACACGCCCATCGGGGACGTCATGACCCGCGAGAACCTGATCACCGTGCCTGTCGGCACCACCCTGGAAGAAGCGCAGGAGATCTTCAAGCAGCACCGCATCGAGAAACTGCTCGTCACGGACGCCGACCACACCCTGCGCGGCCTGATCACCATCAAGGACCTGACCAAACGCGTGAAGTACCCGCGCGCCGCCAAGGACAGCCTGGGCCGCCTGCGCGTCGCGGCCGCCATCGGCGTGGGCGCCGACCTGATGGACCGCGCCGGGGCGCTCGTGCAGGCCGGAGTGGACGTGCTGGTCCTGGACAGCGCCCACGGGCACAGCCAGGGCATCCTGAACGCCCTGAGCCGCGTGAAGGAAGCCTTCGACGTGGACGTGATCGCCGGGAACGTCGCCACGCGCGCCGGGACCCGCGACCTGATCCTGGCCGGCGCGGACGCCGTGAAGGTCGGCATCGGGCCGGGCAGCATCTGCACCACCCGCGTCGTGACCGGCGTGGGCGTCCCGCAGATCACCGCGATCTTCGAGGCCAGCGCCGCCGCCATGGAAGCCGGAATTCCGATCATCGCGGACGGCGGCATCAAGCAGACCGGCGACGTGCCCAAGGCTATTGCGGCGGGCGCGAACGTGGTCATGATGGGCAGCATGCTGGCCGGCACCGACGAGAGCCCCGGCGAGAGCATCCTGCGCGACGGCCGCCGCTACAAGAGCTACCGCGGCATGGGCAGCATGGGCGCCATGGACCAGGGCAGCGCCGACCGTTACTTCCAGAGCGGCAGCCGCAAGTTCGTGCCCGAGGGGATCGAGGGCATCGTGGCGTACAAGGGCACGGCGGGCGAGGTCATCTACCAGTTCGTGGGCGGCCTGAAAAGCTCGATGGGCTACTGCGGTGCGCCGGACCTTCAGACGCTGCGCGACGAGGCTCAGTTCGTGCGGATCACCGGGGCCAGCCTGGTGGAAAGCCACCCGCACGGCGTGACCATCACCAAGGAAGCCCCCAACTACGGCGGGCGCTGA
- a CDS encoding ExeM/NucH family extracellular endonuclease, with amino-acid sequence MKNILTGSLGLLGLTALLAACTPTPTPPTYECKTGSTVTNIGDVQGNADASPLVGPNSAVIVTVRGVVTLDAQNAANGPTGLGGFYVQDVAPDGKADTSDGLFIYTATNPVTVKVGEVVEVTGTVKEFSGLTQLDTVTSVTSCGETTLPVPVAVTLPLASATALEPTEGMRIRIAQTLTVTDTFTLGRFGELGLSSGGRLFNPTNGQGGDAASNKLRTIRLDDASTKQNPTTIPYLNGTDAQTATRRAGDTVTGLEGVLHYANGAFKVQPTRAPVFVNANFRTAAPKDVGGTVKVAGANVLNYFTTLGSAGRGASNATEFTRQKAKIVAELRALNADVITLMEVENNGETALDDLVAALNTAAGSAEYASVKTGRVGTDAIRVAIIYRPARVEPVGAAQIDTNAVYSRPPVAQVFRDRAGKGVFTVMANHFKSKGSCPTTGDTDQGQGCWNLQRIEQSKAVLAFSDRLKVTDPDVLIMGDLNAYGAEDPIKTIEAAGFESLNKRIPAADRYSYQFNGEFGYLDHALASSSLGAQVSGITEWHINADEPVVLDYNIEFKKHPECTGNSCDSPDLYAPTPYRSSDHDPVLVGLNLKADADPVIPLTLNASGDDTVTAGQPYTLTYSTGGTPDSVTVTWGDGKTDTFTTPTGTATHTYATAGSFTVTVTAKRGATTTTATKTVTAQPVVTAGGVYFSEYVEGGSNNKAIEIYNGTGSAIPAGSLGVNLYSNGSATPSTSNVFTLAEALPAGATYVIVNPGADAALKAKANTESSVTNFNGDDALELVLNGTRADVFGQIGTDPGAGWGAGDTFTVDRTLRRKAAVMAGDTNGTDAFDPATEWDGFAKDTFDGLGQR; translated from the coding sequence ATGAAGAACATCTTGACCGGCAGTCTCGGCCTGTTGGGCCTGACCGCCTTGCTGGCCGCCTGCACCCCCACCCCCACGCCCCCCACGTACGAGTGCAAGACCGGCAGCACCGTCACGAACATCGGCGACGTGCAGGGCAACGCCGACGCCAGCCCCCTGGTCGGTCCGAATTCGGCCGTCATCGTCACCGTGCGCGGCGTCGTCACGCTCGACGCGCAGAACGCAGCGAACGGGCCGACCGGCCTGGGCGGCTTCTACGTGCAGGACGTCGCGCCCGACGGCAAGGCCGACACCAGCGACGGTCTGTTCATCTACACCGCCACCAACCCCGTGACCGTCAAGGTTGGGGAGGTCGTCGAGGTGACCGGCACCGTCAAGGAATTCAGCGGCCTGACCCAGCTCGACACCGTCACCAGCGTCACCAGTTGCGGCGAGACGACCCTGCCGGTCCCCGTGGCCGTCACCCTGCCCCTGGCCTCCGCCACGGCGCTGGAACCCACCGAGGGCATGCGGATCAGGATCGCGCAGACCCTGACCGTGACCGACACCTTCACGCTGGGCCGCTTCGGCGAACTGGGCCTGTCCAGCGGCGGACGCCTGTTCAACCCCACCAACGGCCAGGGTGGCGACGCCGCCAGCAACAAGCTGCGCACCATCCGCCTGGACGACGCCAGCACCAAGCAGAACCCCACCACCATTCCCTACCTGAACGGCACCGACGCGCAGACCGCCACCCGCCGCGCCGGGGACACCGTCACGGGCCTCGAAGGCGTGCTGCACTACGCCAACGGCGCGTTCAAGGTGCAGCCCACCAGGGCGCCGGTCTTCGTGAACGCCAACTTCCGTACCGCCGCGCCCAAGGACGTGGGCGGCACGGTGAAAGTGGCGGGCGCGAACGTCCTGAACTACTTCACGACGCTCGGCAGCGCCGGACGCGGCGCCAGTAACGCCACCGAATTCACCCGCCAGAAGGCCAAGATCGTGGCGGAACTCCGCGCCCTGAACGCCGACGTGATCACCCTGATGGAAGTCGAGAACAACGGCGAAACGGCCCTCGACGACCTCGTGGCCGCCCTGAACACCGCTGCCGGCAGCGCCGAGTACGCCAGCGTCAAGACCGGCCGGGTCGGCACGGACGCCATCCGCGTGGCGATCATCTACCGCCCCGCCCGCGTGGAACCCGTCGGCGCGGCGCAGATCGACACGAACGCCGTCTACTCCCGCCCGCCGGTCGCGCAGGTCTTCCGGGACCGCGCCGGGAAGGGCGTGTTCACGGTCATGGCGAACCACTTCAAGAGCAAGGGCAGCTGCCCCACCACGGGCGACACCGACCAGGGACAGGGCTGCTGGAACCTCCAACGTATCGAGCAGTCGAAGGCCGTGCTGGCCTTCAGTGACAGACTGAAAGTCACTGACCCGGACGTCCTGATCATGGGTGACCTGAACGCCTACGGCGCCGAGGACCCCATCAAGACCATCGAGGCCGCCGGGTTCGAGAGCCTGAACAAACGCATTCCCGCCGCCGACCGCTACAGCTACCAGTTCAACGGCGAGTTCGGGTACCTTGATCACGCGCTGGCCAGCAGCAGCCTCGGCGCGCAGGTCAGCGGCATCACCGAGTGGCACATCAACGCCGACGAACCCGTGGTCCTCGACTACAACATCGAATTCAAGAAGCACCCCGAGTGCACCGGCAACAGCTGCGACAGCCCGGACCTGTACGCCCCGACCCCCTACCGCAGCAGCGACCACGACCCGGTCCTGGTCGGCCTGAACCTGAAAGCCGACGCCGACCCCGTCATTCCCCTCACGCTCAACGCCAGCGGCGACGACACGGTCACGGCCGGACAGCCCTACACCCTGACGTACAGCACGGGCGGCACTCCGGACAGCGTCACCGTCACCTGGGGCGACGGCAAGACCGACACTTTCACCACCCCCACCGGGACGGCCACCCACACCTACGCCACCGCCGGGAGCTTCACGGTGACCGTCACGGCCAAACGCGGCGCGACCACCACCACGGCCACCAAGACCGTGACCGCGCAGCCCGTCGTGACCGCCGGAGGCGTGTACTTCAGCGAGTACGTCGAGGGCGGCAGCAACAACAAGGCCATCGAGATCTACAACGGCACCGGCAGCGCCATTCCCGCCGGGAGTCTGGGCGTGAACCTGTACAGCAACGGGTCCGCCACGCCCAGCACCTCCAACGTCTTCACGCTCGCAGAGGCCCTGCCGGCCGGAGCCACCTACGTGATCGTCAACCCCGGTGCGGACGCGGCCCTGAAGGCCAAGGCCAACACCGAAAGTAGCGTCACCAACTTCAACGGTGACGACGCGCTGGAACTCGTGCTGAACGGCACGCGCGCCGACGTGTTCGGGCAGATCGGCACGGACCCCGGCGCCGGCTGGGGCGCGGGCGACACCTTCACCGTAGACAGGACCCTGCGCCGCAAGGCTGCCGTCATGGCCGGTGACACCAACGGCACCGACGCCTTCGACCCGGCCACCGAGTGGGACGGCTTCGCCAAGGACACCTTCGACGGCCTCGGCCAGCGCTGA
- a CDS encoding PEGA domain-containing protein — translation MTRVWAGLVLAGLLSGCVPAPLRAQPDALLQLRVTPAAPPVQPVTGEQGLYRWPGPGALLVASDRAAFVTSVVLPQGAGAAVLPAAQLTPGTAQPTELPATLGFTQVFTVASLEPLDLGGAAGARSVSEISRVVEAAAARLPRGAYTVATTTYRTEQFGTLSVRASQPGAQVRVNDRPVGTAPVVVPDLPQGQVTVSVSLGGYQTFTQRVTIRPDTTSEVEAALRRVTGTLSVRSDVPASVLIEGQAAGDTPVDLNLRPGVFAVNVVPTDRTLKAQNILVRVNASRVTALVCSVTAGEYGCGVR, via the coding sequence ATGACACGGGTGTGGGCAGGACTGGTACTGGCAGGACTTCTGAGCGGGTGCGTACCCGCGCCGCTGCGGGCGCAACCGGACGCCCTGCTGCAACTGCGGGTCACACCCGCCGCGCCGCCCGTCCAGCCGGTCACCGGAGAGCAGGGCCTGTACCGCTGGCCGGGGCCGGGCGCGCTGCTGGTGGCCTCTGACCGCGCCGCGTTCGTGACCAGCGTGGTGCTGCCGCAGGGGGCCGGGGCGGCCGTGCTGCCCGCCGCGCAACTCACGCCGGGCACCGCGCAGCCGACCGAACTGCCCGCCACGCTGGGGTTCACGCAGGTGTTCACGGTCGCCAGTCTGGAACCCCTGGACCTGGGCGGCGCGGCGGGTGCGCGCAGCGTGAGCGAGATCTCGCGCGTGGTCGAGGCGGCGGCCGCGCGCCTGCCGCGCGGGGCGTACACGGTCGCCACGACCACCTACCGCACCGAGCAGTTCGGCACCCTGAGCGTCCGGGCGTCCCAGCCGGGCGCCCAGGTCCGCGTGAACGACCGCCCGGTCGGCACGGCGCCGGTCGTGGTGCCGGACCTGCCGCAGGGGCAGGTGACGGTCAGCGTGTCGCTGGGCGGGTACCAGACCTTCACGCAGCGCGTGACCATCCGCCCGGACACGACCAGCGAGGTCGAGGCGGCCCTGCGGCGCGTCACGGGCACCCTGAGTGTCCGCAGTGACGTTCCGGCCAGCGTGCTGATCGAGGGGCAGGCGGCGGGCGACACGCCCGTGGACCTGAACCTGCGGCCCGGCGTGTTCGCCGTGAACGTCGTCCCGACCGACCGGACCCTGAAGGCGCAGAACATCCTGGTGCGCGTGAACGCCAGCCGGGTGACGGCGCTGGTGTGCAGCGTCACGGCGGGC
- a CDS encoding outer membrane protein assembly factor BamB family protein, translating to MRITHALPLVSLMTLAGFSTVSAQSQPAPAPAFAAPKVSVFKELRVISGVTVSPNGDLTFMGSDARLHRTDATGSEKWSFLTGDIGRAYPVVTPQGVTIAASYDDTVYALDPAGKLLWKTKLDGDIFATPALRADGSVIVATAGGTVHALDTQGRTLWTYRVGAPVFSSPAIAADGTIYFGAQNNRMHALTPDGKLKWAYTAGSLVFSSPAIGADGTVYFGSSDRRIYALNPDGTPRWSLPTGLFVNASPIVTSAGLVVVGSYDGSVYAVNPTGEIEWTYRAGAGIAGSAAELSDGSVIVPDLAGTVHAISKAGQSLWQIKSGKKIDLGVSVSDQGSVYFTTEGGGLNIVQKQRPLAVGPWTTFHASPAAWGRVPSEAELQAQARARRDAATAQLGAPVATRPPAPAPTPAPAPQPTPQPAPQPAPKPAPTPAPQPQPAPAPAPKPAPTPEQLAVTAASRARVLDGQLFLPLEESVGALRLKVRAVTATTATVLVGQTAVPVTVRVLDRTPFVPLAALTALPGVRASLTTGAAPTVTLTLNDQTTRFPLSIGKLLPLRGKPEFLGPLQKG from the coding sequence ATGAGGATCACCCACGCACTGCCCCTGGTCTCCCTGATGACACTGGCGGGTTTTTCGACCGTCTCCGCGCAGTCCCAGCCTGCCCCCGCCCCCGCCTTCGCCGCGCCCAAGGTGAGCGTCTTCAAGGAACTGCGCGTCATCTCCGGCGTGACCGTCAGCCCCAACGGCGACCTGACCTTCATGGGCTCGGACGCCCGCCTGCACCGCACCGACGCAACCGGCAGCGAGAAATGGTCGTTCCTGACCGGCGACATCGGCCGCGCCTACCCGGTCGTGACGCCCCAGGGAGTCACCATCGCCGCCTCCTACGACGACACCGTGTACGCCCTGGACCCCGCAGGCAAACTGCTGTGGAAGACCAAACTCGACGGTGACATCTTCGCCACGCCCGCCCTGCGCGCCGACGGCAGCGTGATCGTCGCCACCGCCGGCGGCACCGTGCACGCCCTGGACACCCAGGGCAGGACCCTGTGGACCTACCGGGTCGGCGCGCCCGTCTTCAGCAGTCCCGCCATCGCCGCCGACGGCACCATCTACTTCGGGGCGCAGAACAACCGCATGCACGCCCTGACCCCCGACGGGAAACTGAAGTGGGCGTACACGGCCGGGTCGCTGGTGTTCAGCAGCCCCGCCATCGGCGCGGACGGCACGGTGTACTTCGGGTCCAGTGACCGGCGCATCTACGCCCTGAACCCCGACGGCACGCCCCGCTGGTCCCTGCCGACCGGGCTGTTCGTGAACGCCAGCCCCATCGTGACAAGCGCCGGGCTGGTCGTGGTCGGCAGTTACGACGGCAGCGTGTACGCCGTGAACCCCACCGGCGAGATCGAATGGACATACCGGGCGGGCGCCGGGATCGCCGGGAGCGCCGCCGAACTGAGCGACGGCAGCGTGATCGTGCCGGACCTCGCAGGGACCGTGCACGCCATCAGCAAGGCCGGGCAGTCGCTGTGGCAGATCAAGAGCGGCAAGAAGATCGACCTGGGCGTCAGCGTCAGCGATCAGGGCAGCGTGTACTTCACGACCGAGGGCGGCGGCCTGAACATCGTGCAGAAGCAGCGGCCCCTGGCGGTCGGCCCCTGGACGACCTTCCACGCCAGCCCCGCCGCGTGGGGCCGCGTACCCAGCGAGGCCGAGTTGCAGGCGCAGGCCCGCGCCCGCCGCGACGCCGCGACCGCCCAGCTGGGCGCCCCGGTGGCCACCAGACCGCCCGCCCCTGCCCCGACCCCGGCCCCTGCCCCGCAGCCGACTCCCCAGCCCGCCCCGCAGCCCGCGCCGAAACCTGCTCCCACGCCTGCGCCGCAACCCCAGCCTGCCCCGGCGCCCGCGCCGAAACCCGCTCCCACGCCCGAGCAGCTGGCCGTCACGGCCGCCAGTCGCGCGCGCGTGCTGGACGGGCAACTGTTCCTGCCGCTGGAGGAGAGCGTGGGCGCACTGCGCCTGAAAGTGCGCGCCGTGACCGCAACGACCGCCACCGTGCTGGTCGGGCAGACGGCCGTGCCCGTCACGGTGCGTGTGCTGGACCGCACGCCGTTCGTGCCGCTGGCCGCCCTGACGGCCCTGCCCGGCGTGCGCGCTTCGCTGACGACCGGGGCCGCGCCAACCGTGACCCTGACCCTGAACGACCAGACGACCCGCTTCCCGCTCAGCATCGGGAAACTGCTGCCCCTGCGCGGAAAACCCGAGTTCCTGGGACCCCTCCAGAAAGGCTGA